From Chryseobacterium camelliae:
AAAAATAGTGGTGGGGGCAAATAACAGCCCGGAAATGATTCCACAAAGCCAGGATTGGGGATTCCTGAAAACTATTTTATAGGGTTCCAGGTAGCCTAAAGCCTTTTCCTCCCGGTTATTTTCCTTTGTTTCGCCGGGAATCACAAAAAACAGTACGACAGCTGTAATAAGGGTGATGATTCCGGACCAAAGCCAGAAGGTATCAATATTCATCCCTTCTTTGATCCACGGCCCTACCATAAACTGTCCGGCTGTTCCGCCAAGCATGCCTATGCACTGCGTTACCCCGATGGCGGTTGCCAGGGATTTCGAGGAAAATCCTTTGCTTGCAAGATATACACAACCGGGAAATGCAAAAGCACATCCCGCTCCCTGCAAAAGCCTTCCTGTAATACCTGAAACCTGACTGGAAAAAAGAAACAGCAAGCAGCCAATTCCCAGAATAAAAGTACCTGCAAATATGGAGCGTTTACCTCCGAATTTGTCCAGGGCAATCCCTGCAATAAGGCTGCAGGTGGAATATGTGTAATAATATGTCCCCACCATACTGATCAGCTTCAGCTCCGTCGTGTTGAAATTGCTGACGAGCTCCGGGATCATTACTGCCGGCGCAGACCTGATGACATAATCAAGAAAATAGAAAACAAGCCCGAAAACCCAGGCAATGATATAAAACTTCTTCAGGGAATCACTAATCATAACAGGTCTTTAATATGCTTGTAATTGCTCTTCACGGTGTCCATCACCTCTTCCATTTTCCCGCCGAGCATCAGCTGTGCCATGGATTTCGTCATTCCCAATACCTGGTTCATTTCTATTTTTGGAGGAAGTGCCAGCGCATTCGGGTTTGTGAATATATTGAGGAGATAGGGTCCTGTATGGTTAAGGCATTCTTTAAGGGCCTGCTCCACTTCTTCAGGATGACGTACGTTTTTGCCGGGATACCCCATAGCCTGGGCAATCATAGCGAAATCAGGATTGATCATATCGGTTTCATTATCGGGCAATCCTCCTACTTCCATTTCCAGCTTTACCATTCCCAGAGCCCTATTGTTGAAGACAATCAATTTTACAGGCAGCCTGTACTGAAGAATGGTGGCCATATCGCCTAATAACATGGATAATCCTCCGTCGCCACACATGGCAATCACCTGTTTTCCGGGGTAAGCCAATGAAGCACCTATGGCCATTGGCATCGCATTAGCCATAGAGCCGTGATTGAATGACCCCAGCATCTTCCTTTCGCCGGTACCGCTGATGAATCTGGCACCCCACACGCAGCACATTCCTGTATCTACCGTAAATATGGCATCCTTTTCAGCAATCCGGTCCAGGAGATAGGTTACATATTCCGGCTGAATTGCATCTTCTTTACCGGGATCTTTCACATAGGTCATCTGGTTTTCTTTTACTTTTTCATAGAATTCCAGTTGCTGATTAAGGAAATTTGTATCGGTTTTTTCTTTTAGAAGGGGAAGCAATGCCCTTAAGGTTTCTTTGATATCTCCGGACAAGCCCAGTTCAAGTTTTGCTCTCCGGCCAAGCCTTTCTGCACTTTCATCGATCTGAACGATCTTATTCTTGACCGGCATGAATTTTTTATACGGGAAATCGGTCCCTAACAAAACTACCAGATCTGCTTCGTGCATTGCGTGATAAGCTGAAGGAAGCCCCAACAAGCCCGTTAATCCAACTTCATTAGGATTATTGGGCTGTATGGCCATTTTTCCCCTGAATGAATAGCCTACCGGCGCCTTCAGGTATTTAGACAGCTGAATAACCTCATTTGCTGCATTTTCGGCACCAATGCCACAGAACAGGGTTACCTTCTTGTTTTCGTTAATGATATCAGCAAGGCGCTGAAGTTCCTCATCCGAAGGGCGTATCACCGGATTGGTCCTGAATATCTGGGAAGAAGTAACAGATTCCTCGGCTTCCAGCTCGGAAACATCTCCCGGCAGCCCGATCACAGCAACCCCTTTTTTGGAGATGGCATGCTGGATGGCAGTCTGTACCGTGCGTTCCACCTGCTCCGGCCTGGTGATCATCTGATTGTAATAGCTGCAGTCATCAAAGAGCTTGATGGTATTGGTTTCCTGGAAATAATCCATTCCCATTTCATCGCTCTGGATGGTGGAGGCGATCACCAGCATCGGAAGATGGGAACGATGTGCCTCATATACCCCGTTGATCAGGTGGATATGCCCGGGCCCGCAGCTTCCTGCACAAACGGCAAAACCATCAAGTTCTGCTTCAGCAGCGGCAGCATAGGCACCTGCTTCTTCATGTCTCACATGAATCCATTCAATGCTGCTTTTCTTTACGGCGATATTCAGATGGTTAAGGCTGTCGCCGGTTACTGCATAAATTCTTTTTACCTGGGCACTTTCGAGCATCTCAACAATCTGCTCAGCTATGTTTTTAGCCATAATTAATATTCTTTGGGTGTTACTATTTAATTTTTTTTGGTTGTTAACCGTTAAAGGAAATGGAATATAGAAAGTCAGGAAAATGTGACCTAATCAAATTTAGCTAAAAAATCACGAACGGCAGCCGTTTTACCTGCTAAAATATTCTTAAAAAACAAAAGCCCCGCACAAGTGCGGAGCTGATATAAATGATTGTATAATTTATCCTGATGAGTTTACAATACTTCGATCTGATTTTTCAGTAAATCCTCAAATTCATCACGCTTACGGATGAGGTGGGCTTTACCGTCCAGGAATAAAACCTCGGCAGGTTTCAGCCTTGAATTGAAATTAGAGCTCATTTCAAAACCATAAGCCCCAGCATTATTGAATACGAGGATATCGCCTTCCCTTACTTCATTCAGCTTCCTGTCCCAGGCAAATGTATCGGTTTCGCAGATATTCCCTACCACCGTATAAATCCTTTCAGCTCCTTTAGGATTGGAAAGGTTTTCAATAACATGGTAAGAATCATAGAACATAGGACGGATGAGGTGATTAAATCCTGAATTAACTCCTACGAAAACAGTTGCTGTCGTTTGTTTGATCACATTGGCCTTTACCAGAAGGTAGCCGCTTTTCCCCACGAGGAATTTTCCCGGCTCAAACCACAGTTCAAACTTTCTTCCCGTAGTTTTGGAATAATCTGCAATTACTTTCTCTACTTTTTTACCTAACGTTTTTACATCTGTTTCTTCTTCACTACCACGATAAGGGATTTTAAAACCGCTTCCCATATCCAGGTATTTAAGATTCGGGAAATTTTCTGCCAGTTCAAGCATGATATCCAATGCCTGAAGGAAAACTTCGGGATCTTTGATCTCGCTTCCGGTATGCATATGCAGCCCTTCTACATTCAGGTCAGTAGTCTTCATCACTCTTTCAATATGCCTTAGCTGGTGGATGGAGATCCCGAATTTACTATCGATATGCCCGGTAGAAATTTTATAGTTTCCGCCTGCAAAAATATGCGGGTTAATTCTTACGAAGATAGGATACGTATTTCCATATTTATTCCCGAACTGTTCCAGGATAGACATATTATCGATATTAATATGCACGCCATGATGCATAGCCTCTTCAATCTCTGCCAGGTCTACACAATTAGGTGTAAACAATATTTTTTCTTTCGGAAAGCCTGCTTTCAGCCCGAGTTTAACTTCATTGATAGATACACAGTCCAGGGATGCACCCAGGCTCTTGACGTATTTAAGGATATTAATATTAGTTAATGCCTTCGCTGCATAGAAGAACTTGGTGTGTTTTAAAAAAGAAGAGGTAAGTTTCTCATATTGAGTCTTAATGGATTCGGCATCATAAACATACACCGGTGTGCCATATTCATTGGCAATCTGTAGCAAATCTGTTGCATTCATAATTGGTAAGTATCTTCTTTTTTGTTATTAAGGAAGTGCAAATGTAAGAAATAGCTGCCTATTTTGGCAACGGTAGTGTCTCAAAATCACCACGAAGCAATGCAAGCTGCAGTTCATTGTTGAGATCCGGTGTTTGCAAAGGGAGGTCAATTTTCAGTTTAGACAGCTTACTCATGGTCTGAATCTGCGTGAAAAGCTCATAAAAACCATAAGAAGCCACCCTGCCGTTCTCAATGATCAGAAAAAGTTTTTCACCCAGCCTCCTGCCCGTTCCCAGCCATAATTCATTGCGCTTTTTAAAATCTATCATATTTCTGAGCGAATTAACGTCACTGAATTCGTCCTGTGAAGTGATGAACTGAACAGCTTTTGAACCCTGGGTAAAGGATTTGAATTTCAGGATTGGCCGCTCTGTCTTATTGAGCTTGTTTTTCTCTACCACATAGGTATCATTCCTATAATAAAGACCGAAAGGAAGATGCTCCCTCTTTCTTATATTCCTGGAACTCAAGATCAGCTTAGCAATGATATCTATCCCTGTAATCTCATAATTGATCTGTTGCACCTGGGCCTGTACTTCCTCCCATCTTTTGGATTTAGAGTTGAATATTTTTTTAGAGAATTTATTGATATTCTGTACGTGATCAGAAAATATAATATCTCCGTTCCCACTCTGAAAATAAACGAATCCTTTTTCATTCGGCAGGTCCTGGGTTAATATTCTGATCTTATTTACATAGCTTTTGGCATTGGTTTCCTCATATTGCTTGCTGATAATCTCATTTTCGGTATCTTTCAGAATCAGGAGCCTGAAGAGTTCAAGTGTAGCCCTCGCATCGCCATCAGCCCTGTGATGGCTTACTAAAGGGATACCCAGTGACTTCACCAGTTTACCCAACGAGTAGCTGACCTCATCAGGAATTAGTTTCTTAGCAAGAGGAATCGTATCCAGGGTGTTGATTTCAAAAGTATACCCCAGGCTTTGGAAGGACTGGCGAAGCATTCTGTAATCAAATTCGATATTGTGGCCGACCAGGGTGGTATTCTGTGTAATTTCGATCACTCTTTTAGCAATTTCATGAAATTTTGGCGCAGTTTTAACCATCTTAGGGGTAATGCCCGTAAGTCTTTGCACAAATGGGGTAATATCGCTTTCTGGGTTAACCAAAGAAATAAACTGGTCTACAATCTTCTGTCCATCATACCGGTAGATCGCAATATCAATAATGCATTCTTTCCTGTAACCTGCACCATTACTTTCTATGTCTATAATCGAATACATTCTGGGTTCTCTCTTTACTGCTGCTTGGGCCATCCGTGTAGCTACCAAAACAGCCACCGAAAATCTGC
This genomic window contains:
- a CDS encoding MFS transporter; this translates as MISDSLKKFYIIAWVFGLVFYFLDYVIRSAPAVMIPELVSNFNTTELKLISMVGTYYYTYSTCSLIAGIALDKFGGKRSIFAGTFILGIGCLLFLFSSQVSGITGRLLQGAGCAFAFPGCVYLASKGFSSKSLATAIGVTQCIGMLGGTAGQFMVGPWIKEGMNIDTFWLWSGIITLITAVVLFFVIPGETKENNREEKALGYLEPYKIVFRNPQSWLCGIISGLLFAPTTIFAMTWAVAFFEKDKGFEFSDAAITSAMVAFGWVFGCPLLGFITDKIGLRKPVLAGGAILMILSLLQLIYLPDLYPAKISMFVLGLGSGAAMIPYSVIKEANPDYVKGSATGAINFITFGVTTLLNPVFSRWFGKSLGNVPGTIHFQHSVLFWIAGIVLAILVSLLLRETGRKVNVSAD
- a CDS encoding thiamine pyrophosphate-dependent enzyme; the protein is MAKNIAEQIVEMLESAQVKRIYAVTGDSLNHLNIAVKKSSIEWIHVRHEEAGAYAAAAEAELDGFAVCAGSCGPGHIHLINGVYEAHRSHLPMLVIASTIQSDEMGMDYFQETNTIKLFDDCSYYNQMITRPEQVERTVQTAIQHAISKKGVAVIGLPGDVSELEAEESVTSSQIFRTNPVIRPSDEELQRLADIINENKKVTLFCGIGAENAANEVIQLSKYLKAPVGYSFRGKMAIQPNNPNEVGLTGLLGLPSAYHAMHEADLVVLLGTDFPYKKFMPVKNKIVQIDESAERLGRRAKLELGLSGDIKETLRALLPLLKEKTDTNFLNQQLEFYEKVKENQMTYVKDPGKEDAIQPEYVTYLLDRIAEKDAIFTVDTGMCCVWGARFISGTGERKMLGSFNHGSMANAMPMAIGASLAYPGKQVIAMCGDGGLSMLLGDMATILQYRLPVKLIVFNNRALGMVKLEMEVGGLPDNETDMINPDFAMIAQAMGYPGKNVRHPEEVEQALKECLNHTGPYLLNIFTNPNALALPPKIEMNQVLGMTKSMAQLMLGGKMEEVMDTVKSNYKHIKDLL
- the lysA gene encoding diaminopimelate decarboxylase produces the protein MNATDLLQIANEYGTPVYVYDAESIKTQYEKLTSSFLKHTKFFYAAKALTNINILKYVKSLGASLDCVSINEVKLGLKAGFPKEKILFTPNCVDLAEIEEAMHHGVHINIDNMSILEQFGNKYGNTYPIFVRINPHIFAGGNYKISTGHIDSKFGISIHQLRHIERVMKTTDLNVEGLHMHTGSEIKDPEVFLQALDIMLELAENFPNLKYLDMGSGFKIPYRGSEEETDVKTLGKKVEKVIADYSKTTGRKFELWFEPGKFLVGKSGYLLVKANVIKQTTATVFVGVNSGFNHLIRPMFYDSYHVIENLSNPKGAERIYTVVGNICETDTFAWDRKLNEVREGDILVFNNAGAYGFEMSSNFNSRLKPAEVLFLDGKAHLIRKRDEFEDLLKNQIEVL
- a CDS encoding 3'-5' exonuclease, whose product is MYSIIDIESNGAGYRKECIIDIAIYRYDGQKIVDQFISLVNPESDITPFVQRLTGITPKMVKTAPKFHEIAKRVIEITQNTTLVGHNIEFDYRMLRQSFQSLGYTFEINTLDTIPLAKKLIPDEVSYSLGKLVKSLGIPLVSHHRADGDARATLELFRLLILKDTENEIISKQYEETNAKSYVNKIRILTQDLPNEKGFVYFQSGNGDIIFSDHVQNINKFSKKIFNSKSKRWEEVQAQVQQINYEITGIDIIAKLILSSRNIRKREHLPFGLYYRNDTYVVEKNKLNKTERPILKFKSFTQGSKAVQFITSQDEFSDVNSLRNMIDFKKRNELWLGTGRRLGEKLFLIIENGRVASYGFYELFTQIQTMSKLSKLKIDLPLQTPDLNNELQLALLRGDFETLPLPK